A part of Desulfobacter sp. genomic DNA contains:
- a CDS encoding NADH-quinone oxidoreductase subunit C, with product MKANTITKESLTGEFEKLKSTGWRLVTITCLEIDQDTLEIIYHFDKNLELANYRMQVGKNETIPSLSPVFFSAFLVENEIIDLYGVKFDGLVLDFGGTLYLDREMDNVTATPFCKFGVTRTDK from the coding sequence ATGAAAGCCAACACCATCACCAAAGAATCCCTCACCGGGGAGTTTGAAAAACTTAAATCCACAGGCTGGCGGCTTGTCACCATCACCTGTCTTGAAATCGACCAGGATACCCTGGAAATCATCTATCATTTTGACAAAAACCTGGAACTTGCCAATTACCGCATGCAGGTTGGTAAAAATGAAACCATCCCCAGCCTGTCGCCGGTCTTTTTCAGCGCTTTTCTAGTAGAAAATGAAATTATAGATCTCTACGGTGTTAAATTCGACGGTCTTGTCCTTGATTTCGGCGGCACCCTCTACCTTGACAGGGAAATGGATAATGTCACTGCCACCCCTTTTTGCAAGTTTGGCGTGACGCGGACCGACAAGTGA
- a CDS encoding NADH-quinone oxidoreductase subunit B family protein: MVKDLLKNSAVKKIIEKSQVKSPWLVHYDCGSCNGCDIETLACLTPLYDVERFGVINIGNPKHADVLIVTGSVNSRNKKVLKQIYDQMPAPKIVIAVGSCGLTGGIFRDAYNVVGGVDKIIPVDVYVPGCPARPEAIIDGVVEGLNKLKEIQQAAALAS; encoded by the coding sequence ATGGTTAAAGATCTATTAAAAAATAGTGCCGTAAAAAAAATCATAGAAAAATCCCAGGTTAAATCCCCCTGGCTGGTCCATTACGACTGCGGTTCATGCAACGGCTGCGATATCGAAACCCTGGCCTGTTTGACCCCGCTATACGACGTTGAACGGTTCGGGGTCATCAACATCGGCAACCCCAAACACGCAGATGTGCTCATCGTTACGGGCTCGGTAAACAGCCGTAACAAAAAGGTCCTCAAACAGATTTACGACCAGATGCCCGCCCCTAAAATCGTCATCGCCGTGGGGTCCTGCGGACTCACCGGAGGCATTTTCAGGGACGCCTATAATGTGGTGGGCGGTGTGGACAAGATCATCCCGGTGGACGTATATGTCCCGGGCTGTCCTGCCAGACCCGAAGCCATCATCGACGGCGTGGTTGAGGGGCTCAACAAACTCAAAGAAATCCAGCAGGCCGCCGCCCTGGCCAGCTGA
- a CDS encoding NADH-quinone oxidoreductase subunit H codes for MMTILYAILGVTLAPFAGILIAGTDRILTAKFQSRTGPPLLQPLYDIAKLWAKEPMVGHRFQPLCVYIYLAAAMVSVALFFAQSDLLLIFFVQAVGAVFLVMGAFLVPSPFSQAGANRELIQILTYEPLIIIVLAGIHLYTGSFKISAVYAMDKPLLMNLPLLFIVFGYALTIKLRKSPFDISASHHAHQELVRGVFTEYSGRMLALIEIAHLYETVLILGLCSLFWTTSIMGMVVLLALTYIAEIIVDNISARMSFRWMLKSVWASGLVLSAINLIWLYSGGRI; via the coding sequence ATAATGACCATATTATACGCTATACTGGGGGTCACCCTGGCCCCCTTTGCAGGGATACTCATCGCCGGTACCGACCGGATTCTCACTGCGAAATTCCAGTCCAGGACCGGCCCCCCCCTGCTTCAGCCCCTTTACGACATTGCCAAGCTGTGGGCCAAGGAGCCCATGGTGGGCCACCGGTTCCAACCCCTGTGTGTTTATATTTACCTGGCTGCCGCCATGGTCTCCGTGGCCCTGTTTTTCGCCCAATCCGACCTGCTGCTGATCTTTTTTGTCCAGGCCGTGGGCGCTGTATTCCTGGTCATGGGGGCTTTCCTTGTTCCCTCGCCCTTCAGCCAGGCCGGCGCCAACCGGGAACTGATCCAGATTTTAACCTATGAGCCGTTGATCATCATCGTACTGGCCGGCATCCATCTTTATACGGGGAGCTTTAAAATCTCCGCCGTCTATGCCATGGACAAGCCGCTGCTGATGAATCTGCCGCTGCTCTTCATCGTATTCGGCTATGCCCTGACCATAAAGCTGAGAAAATCTCCCTTTGATATTTCCGCCTCCCACCACGCCCATCAGGAACTGGTGAGGGGGGTATTCACGGAATATTCGGGCAGAATGCTGGCCCTGATCGAAATCGCCCATCTCTACGAGACCGTTTTGATCCTGGGACTCTGCTCCCTGTTCTGGACCACCAGTATCATGGGCATGGTCGTCCTGCTGGCCCTGACCTATATTGCAGAAATTATCGTCGATAATATTTCCGCCCGAATGTCTTTCAGGTGGATGCTCAAATCCGTCTGGGCCAGTGGACTGGTACTCTCTGCCATCAACCTGATCTGGCTCTATTCAGGAGGAAGAATATAA